One window of Burkholderia thailandensis E264 genomic DNA carries:
- a CDS encoding type IV pili methyl-accepting chemotaxis transducer N-terminal domain-containing protein, which produces MAPALPDSPAPWRHRLSTRIVALSAIAWALVLAMVGGTLWLSWQLEGAGAAINDAGSLRMRATRTYVELSGAGVEPRRQLAAEVEAIDGTLARLRRGDPSRPLFLPGTAVVQHQLDIVTDRWNAALRPLAAAALTNAPRADAAAAYLVALPGFVDEADLLVREIESDNARKTTWLRLSQIGLGLLACSGTVAVIYLLFLWIILPVMQLRDGLRRMAAREFAVRLPVQTRDEFGDLAHGFNRMASELQEVYAGLEERVQQKTAQLAAQNRELSALYEITAFLNRPQAVDDMCAGFLSRAIAQFDADAGSIRVTDPTGEKLHLVIAEGLSAELTELERCMPVDDCFCGTVTRAETAVLHDLRGGAARSPTPCSREGFAAVAVFKVMTQDAVLGSFSLHYRDASRLPDAERRVLETLGRHLGIALDHVRLSASARQLAVAEERNLVAQGLHDSIAQSLNFVNLQTQMLGDAISHDNLADARDIVPMLKHGVEQSYADVRELLLNFRTRLTQGELKAAIEETIARFEKQTRVACALNYRETGGAPLPSDEQLQVLFILQEALSNVRKHAHAQHVAVDIENGAAFRLSVADDGCGYDPAALAARADTHVGLTIMRERAARLRATLTLTGAPQRGARVELVLPADARQAA; this is translated from the coding sequence ATGGCTCCCGCCCTCCCCGACTCCCCCGCCCCGTGGCGGCACCGCCTGTCGACGCGGATCGTCGCGCTGTCGGCGATCGCGTGGGCGCTCGTGCTCGCGATGGTGGGCGGCACGCTGTGGCTGTCGTGGCAGCTCGAAGGCGCGGGCGCGGCGATCAACGACGCCGGCAGCCTGCGGATGCGCGCGACGCGCACCTACGTCGAGCTGTCGGGCGCGGGCGTCGAGCCGCGCCGCCAGCTCGCGGCCGAGGTCGAAGCGATCGACGGCACGCTCGCGCGGCTGCGCCGCGGCGATCCGTCGCGCCCACTCTTTCTGCCGGGCACCGCCGTCGTCCAGCATCAGCTCGACATCGTCACCGATCGCTGGAACGCCGCGCTGCGCCCGCTCGCCGCCGCCGCGCTGACGAACGCGCCGCGCGCTGACGCGGCCGCCGCCTATCTCGTCGCGCTGCCGGGCTTCGTCGACGAAGCCGATCTGCTCGTGCGCGAGATCGAATCGGACAACGCACGCAAGACGACGTGGCTGCGCCTGTCGCAGATCGGGCTCGGCCTGCTCGCATGCTCGGGCACGGTCGCCGTCATCTATCTGCTGTTCCTGTGGATCATCCTGCCCGTGATGCAGTTGCGCGACGGCCTGAGGCGCATGGCCGCGCGCGAATTCGCGGTGCGCCTGCCGGTGCAGACGCGCGACGAGTTCGGCGATCTCGCGCACGGCTTCAACCGGATGGCGAGCGAATTGCAGGAAGTCTATGCGGGGCTGGAGGAGCGCGTGCAGCAGAAGACCGCGCAACTTGCCGCGCAGAATCGCGAACTGAGCGCGCTCTACGAAATCACCGCGTTCCTGAACCGCCCGCAGGCCGTCGACGACATGTGCGCGGGCTTCCTGTCGCGCGCGATCGCGCAGTTCGACGCGGACGCCGGCAGCATCCGCGTCACCGATCCGACGGGCGAAAAGCTGCATCTCGTGATCGCGGAAGGCCTGTCGGCCGAGCTCACCGAGCTCGAGCGCTGCATGCCCGTCGACGATTGCTTCTGCGGCACCGTGACGCGCGCGGAAACGGCCGTGCTGCACGATCTGCGCGGCGGCGCCGCGCGCTCGCCGACCCCGTGCTCGCGCGAAGGCTTCGCGGCCGTCGCCGTGTTCAAGGTGATGACGCAGGACGCGGTGCTCGGCTCGTTCTCGCTGCACTATCGCGACGCATCGCGGCTGCCCGACGCCGAGCGGCGCGTGCTCGAAACGCTCGGCCGCCATCTCGGGATCGCGCTCGATCACGTGCGGCTGTCCGCGAGCGCGCGGCAGCTCGCGGTCGCCGAAGAACGCAATCTCGTCGCGCAAGGGCTGCACGACAGCATCGCGCAGAGCCTCAATTTCGTGAACCTGCAGACGCAGATGCTCGGCGACGCGATCTCGCACGACAATCTCGCCGACGCGCGCGACATCGTGCCGATGCTCAAGCACGGCGTCGAGCAGAGCTACGCGGACGTGCGCGAGCTGCTGCTCAACTTCCGCACGCGGCTCACGCAAGGCGAGCTGAAGGCGGCGATCGAGGAAACGATCGCACGCTTCGAGAAGCAGACGCGCGTCGCGTGCGCGCTGAATTACCGCGAGACGGGCGGCGCGCCGCTGCCGTCCGACGAGCAGCTGCAGGTGCTGTTCATCCTGCAGGAAGCGTTGTCGAACGTGCGCAAGCACGCGCATGCGCAGCACGTCGCGGTCGATATCGAGAACGGCGCCGCGTTCCGGCTGTCCGTTGCCGACGACGGTTGCGGCTACGATCCGGCCGCGCTCGCCGCGCGCGCGGACACGCACGTCGGACTCACGATCATGCGGGAGCGCGCCGCCCGCCTGCGCGCGACGCTCACGTTGACGGGCGCACCGCAACGCGGCGCGCGCGTCGAGCTGGTGTTGCCGGCCGACGCGCGACAGGCGGCATAG
- a CDS encoding FkbM family methyltransferase, with translation MTASEQLQHLLSARQTLGGDFFGGWTPADLDLFARHHKPAAGSAGYVTDYFGVKTRTDFVPWANALNGHTLTTPPIPNDGVRAEAIEYVALLDSIEHSAGPHFAMVELGASYAPWAALAGVIAKRLGKNVSVRAVEASSYFHALIPENYTANGLVGDSNGVGPTVESVAIHGAVGIKKGTMFFPVVNSAFENGGQAADSVPDVDYVGRAVPHEEVPIRTLDEIFDGLDAVDFLHCDIQGSEEDVLVHGAALLSQKVKRMFVGTHSRKIEGALIECLHKHGWHLMRERPVTFAHQPQLSSVVGMTTIDGGQYWVNSRF, from the coding sequence ATGACAGCATCCGAACAGCTTCAGCACCTCCTGTCGGCGCGACAAACACTGGGCGGCGATTTCTTCGGCGGCTGGACGCCCGCCGATCTCGACCTGTTCGCGCGTCATCACAAGCCGGCCGCAGGCTCGGCAGGCTACGTGACCGACTATTTCGGCGTGAAGACGCGCACGGATTTCGTGCCGTGGGCCAACGCCCTCAACGGACACACGCTCACGACGCCGCCGATCCCGAACGACGGCGTGCGCGCGGAGGCGATCGAATACGTCGCGCTGCTCGACAGCATCGAGCACAGCGCGGGCCCGCATTTCGCGATGGTCGAGCTGGGCGCGAGCTACGCGCCGTGGGCCGCGCTCGCGGGCGTGATCGCGAAGCGCCTCGGCAAGAACGTGTCGGTGCGCGCCGTCGAGGCGAGCAGCTACTTCCATGCGCTCATCCCCGAGAACTACACGGCGAACGGTCTCGTCGGCGATTCGAACGGCGTGGGCCCGACGGTCGAAAGCGTCGCGATCCACGGCGCCGTCGGCATCAAGAAAGGCACGATGTTCTTCCCCGTCGTGAACAGCGCGTTCGAGAACGGCGGCCAGGCGGCCGACAGCGTGCCCGACGTCGATTATGTCGGCCGCGCGGTCCCGCACGAGGAAGTGCCGATCCGCACGCTCGACGAAATCTTCGACGGCCTCGACGCCGTCGATTTCCTGCACTGCGACATCCAGGGCTCGGAAGAGGACGTGCTCGTGCACGGCGCGGCGCTGCTCAGCCAGAAGGTCAAGCGCATGTTCGTCGGCACGCACAGCCGGAAAATCGAAGGCGCGCTGATCGAATGCCTGCACAAGCACGGCTGGCATCTCATGCGCGAGCGCCCCGTCACGTTCGCGCATCAGCCGCAGCTGTCGTCGGTGGTTGGCATGACGACGATCGACGGCGGCCAATACTGGGTCAATTCGCGCTTCTGA
- the glnA gene encoding type I glutamate--ammonia ligase, whose amino-acid sequence MSKTVADVMQLAKDEDVKFVDFRFTDTRGKEQHVSVPVSAFGEDKFESGHAFDGSSIAGWKGIEASDMLLMPDPNAAFIDPFYEESTLVLTCDVVEPADGKGYERDPRSLAKRAEAYLKSTGIGDTAYFGPEPEFFIFDSVQWNTDMSGCFVKINSEEAPWSSAKEFEGGNTGHRPGVKGGYFPVAPVDQFQDMRSEMCLLLEQIGIPVEVHHHEVAGQGQNEIGTKFSTLLQRADWTQWSKYIIHNVAHSYGKTATFMPKPVVGDNGSGMHVHQSIWKDGQNLFAGNGYAGLSETALFYIGGIIKHARALNAITNPTTNSYKRLVPHFEAPVKLAYSARNRSASIRIPHVSNPKGRRIETRFPDPMANPYLCFSALMMAGLDGIQNKIHPGEAADKNLYDLPPEEDAKIPTVCAGLDQALEALDKDREFLTRGGVFTDAMIDAYLGLKEQELAKFRMTTHPIEFEMYYSL is encoded by the coding sequence ATGAGTAAAACCGTCGCCGACGTCATGCAGCTCGCGAAGGACGAGGACGTCAAGTTTGTCGATTTCCGCTTCACGGACACGCGCGGCAAGGAGCAACACGTGTCGGTGCCGGTGTCGGCTTTCGGCGAGGACAAGTTCGAAAGCGGCCACGCGTTCGACGGCTCGTCGATCGCGGGCTGGAAGGGCATCGAGGCGTCGGACATGCTGCTCATGCCGGACCCGAACGCCGCCTTCATCGACCCGTTCTACGAAGAGTCGACCCTCGTGCTGACCTGCGACGTCGTCGAGCCCGCCGACGGCAAGGGCTACGAGCGCGACCCGCGCTCGCTCGCGAAGCGCGCCGAGGCATACCTGAAGAGCACGGGCATCGGCGACACCGCCTACTTCGGTCCGGAGCCGGAATTCTTCATTTTCGACTCGGTGCAGTGGAACACCGACATGTCGGGCTGCTTCGTGAAGATCAACTCGGAAGAAGCGCCGTGGTCGTCGGCGAAGGAATTCGAAGGCGGCAACACGGGCCACCGTCCGGGCGTGAAGGGCGGCTACTTCCCTGTCGCGCCGGTCGACCAGTTCCAGGACATGCGCTCGGAAATGTGCCTGCTGCTCGAGCAGATCGGCATTCCGGTCGAAGTGCACCACCACGAAGTCGCGGGCCAGGGCCAGAACGAAATCGGCACGAAGTTCTCGACGCTCCTGCAGCGCGCGGACTGGACGCAATGGTCGAAGTACATCATCCATAACGTCGCGCATTCGTACGGCAAGACGGCGACGTTCATGCCGAAGCCCGTCGTCGGCGACAACGGCTCGGGCATGCACGTGCACCAGTCGATCTGGAAGGACGGCCAGAACCTGTTCGCGGGCAATGGCTACGCCGGCCTGTCGGAAACGGCGCTGTTCTACATCGGCGGCATCATCAAGCACGCGCGCGCGCTGAACGCGATCACGAACCCGACGACGAACTCGTACAAGCGTCTCGTGCCGCACTTCGAAGCGCCCGTGAAGCTCGCTTACTCGGCGCGCAACCGCTCGGCGTCGATCCGCATTCCGCACGTGTCGAACCCGAAGGGCCGCCGCATCGAAACGCGCTTCCCGGACCCGATGGCGAACCCGTACCTGTGCTTCTCGGCGCTGATGATGGCGGGTCTCGACGGCATCCAGAACAAGATCCACCCGGGCGAGGCTGCGGACAAGAACCTGTACGACCTGCCGCCGGAAGAGGATGCAAAGATCCCGACCGTGTGCGCCGGCCTCGACCAGGCGCTCGAGGCGCTCGACAAGGACCGCGAGTTCCTGACCCGCGGCGGCGTGTTCACGGACGCGATGATCGACGCGTACCTGGGCCTGAAGGAACAGGAGCTCGCGAAGTTCCGCATGACGACGCATCCGATCGAGTTCGAGATGTACTACTCGCTGTAA
- a CDS encoding rhodanese-like domain-containing protein: MSTLEQLYAQADTRRAQGNLNYAGALSPAEAFELLQLDPNARLIDVRTRAELDWVGRPIVGDGQYAHVEWTRYPGGVPNAEFIDQLRTLAQPDQPILFLCRSAARSKLAAVAAAQAGFTKAFDLLEGFEGAKDAQGHRKTVEGWCHRGLPWIGA; encoded by the coding sequence ATGAGTACGCTTGAACAGCTTTACGCGCAAGCCGACACGCGCCGCGCGCAAGGCAACCTGAACTACGCGGGCGCGCTCTCGCCCGCCGAGGCGTTCGAGCTGCTGCAGCTCGATCCGAACGCGCGCCTCATCGACGTGCGCACCCGCGCGGAGCTCGACTGGGTTGGCCGCCCGATCGTCGGCGACGGCCAGTACGCGCACGTCGAATGGACCCGCTACCCGGGCGGCGTGCCGAACGCGGAATTCATCGACCAGTTGCGCACGCTCGCGCAACCCGATCAGCCGATCCTGTTCCTGTGCCGCAGCGCCGCCCGCTCGAAGCTCGCCGCGGTCGCCGCCGCGCAGGCCGGCTTCACGAAGGCGTTCGACCTGCTCGAAGGATTCGAAGGCGCGAAGGACGCGCAGGGGCACCGCAAGACCGTCGAGGGCTGGTGCCACCGCGGCCTGCCTTGGATCGGCGCATAA
- the xth gene encoding exodeoxyribonuclease III translates to MRIATWNVNSLNVRKQHVLDWLAQSDVDVLCLQELKIPDEKFPREALEAAGYRSWFAGQKTYNGVAILARASLPFDETDVVRNIPGFEDTQQRLIAATIDGVRIVSAYFPNGQALDSDKFVYKMQWLDALQAWLKNELQRYPKLALLGDYNIAPEDRDVHDPSKWEGQNLVSPQERAHFAQLVALGFVDAFRRFDQPEKTFTWWDYRMLAFRRNAGLRIDHILLSPALAETCTSCTVDRAPRAWEQPSDHTPVVAQLG, encoded by the coding sequence ATGAGAATTGCCACCTGGAACGTCAACTCCCTGAACGTGCGCAAGCAGCACGTGCTCGACTGGCTCGCGCAGAGCGACGTCGACGTGCTGTGCCTTCAGGAGCTCAAGATCCCCGACGAGAAATTCCCGCGCGAAGCGCTCGAAGCGGCCGGCTACCGCAGCTGGTTCGCGGGCCAGAAGACCTACAACGGCGTCGCGATCCTCGCGCGCGCGAGCCTGCCGTTCGACGAGACGGACGTCGTGCGCAACATCCCCGGCTTCGAGGACACGCAACAGCGCCTGATCGCCGCGACGATCGACGGCGTGCGGATCGTGTCCGCGTACTTCCCGAACGGACAGGCGCTCGACTCGGACAAGTTCGTCTACAAGATGCAGTGGCTCGACGCGCTGCAGGCGTGGCTGAAGAACGAGCTGCAGCGCTACCCGAAGCTCGCGCTGCTCGGCGACTACAACATCGCGCCCGAAGATCGCGACGTGCACGATCCCTCGAAATGGGAAGGCCAGAATCTCGTGTCGCCGCAGGAGCGCGCGCACTTCGCGCAACTCGTCGCGCTCGGGTTCGTCGACGCGTTCCGCCGCTTCGATCAGCCCGAGAAGACCTTCACGTGGTGGGACTACCGGATGCTCGCGTTCCGCCGCAACGCGGGGCTTCGGATCGATCACATCCTGCTGTCGCCCGCGCTCGCCGAGACCTGCACGAGCTGCACGGTCGATCGCGCGCCGCGCGCGTGGGAACAGCCGTCCGATCACACGCCCGTCGTCGCGCAGCTCGGCTGA
- the ntrC gene encoding nitrogen regulation protein NR(I), with translation MKPIWIVDDDQSIRWVLEKALARESFATRSFANVRDALAALDQETPQVLVSDIRMPGGSGLELLQAMHDRLPGLPVIIMTAFSDLDSAVAAFQGGAFEYLAKPFDVDKAVELIRRAVEESLRGGVPDDDKLAEAPEMLGQAPAMQDMFRAIGRLSHSAATVLITGESGTGKELVARALHRHSPRANGPFIALNTAAIPKDLLESELFGHERGAFTGAQTTRQGRFEQAENGTLFLDEIGDMPFDLQTRLLRVLSDGQFYRVGGHSPLRANVRVIAATHQNLEARVRQGLFREDLYHRLNVIRLRLPPLRERSEDIALLTRHFLQKSARDLGVEPKRVSDEALAYLTSLPFPGNVRQLENLANWLTVMAPAQTVEIKDLPPDLVATQTASGSVTPVEATVEADAPAAGIGAGAAESHVASVVAAAVAPAMAGAPAAVGAAVGHPLWEHGLRTEVARLLRENSADVMDALARRFEAAVIREALDFTRGRKVEAAERLGIGRNTITRKIQELHLES, from the coding sequence ATGAAGCCGATCTGGATAGTAGACGACGACCAATCGATCCGCTGGGTGCTCGAGAAGGCGCTCGCGCGCGAGAGCTTCGCGACGAGGAGCTTCGCGAACGTGCGCGACGCGCTCGCCGCGCTCGACCAGGAAACGCCGCAGGTGCTCGTATCCGATATCCGGATGCCGGGCGGCTCCGGGCTCGAGCTGCTGCAGGCGATGCACGACCGGCTGCCGGGGCTGCCCGTCATCATCATGACGGCGTTCTCGGATCTCGACAGCGCCGTGGCGGCGTTTCAGGGCGGCGCGTTCGAATATCTCGCGAAGCCGTTCGACGTCGACAAGGCGGTCGAGCTGATCCGGCGCGCGGTCGAAGAGAGCTTGCGCGGCGGCGTGCCCGACGACGACAAGCTCGCCGAGGCGCCCGAGATGCTCGGCCAGGCGCCCGCGATGCAGGACATGTTTCGCGCGATCGGCCGGCTGTCGCATTCGGCCGCGACCGTGCTGATCACGGGCGAATCGGGCACCGGCAAGGAGCTCGTCGCGCGCGCGCTGCATCGGCACAGCCCGCGCGCGAACGGCCCGTTCATCGCGCTGAACACGGCGGCGATCCCGAAGGATCTGCTCGAATCGGAACTGTTCGGCCACGAGCGCGGCGCGTTCACGGGCGCGCAGACGACGCGCCAGGGCCGCTTCGAGCAGGCCGAGAACGGCACGCTGTTCCTCGACGAAATCGGCGACATGCCGTTCGACCTGCAGACGCGCCTGTTGCGCGTGCTGTCGGACGGGCAGTTCTATCGCGTCGGCGGCCATAGCCCGCTGCGCGCGAACGTGCGGGTGATCGCGGCGACGCACCAGAATCTCGAGGCGCGCGTGCGGCAGGGGCTGTTCCGCGAAGACCTGTATCACCGGCTCAACGTGATCCGGCTGCGGTTGCCGCCATTGCGCGAGCGCAGCGAGGACATTGCGCTCCTCACGCGGCACTTCCTGCAGAAGAGCGCTCGCGACCTCGGTGTCGAGCCGAAGCGCGTGTCGGACGAAGCGCTCGCGTATCTGACGTCGCTGCCGTTCCCGGGCAACGTCCGGCAACTCGAGAATCTCGCGAACTGGCTGACGGTGATGGCGCCCGCGCAGACGGTCGAGATCAAGGATCTGCCGCCCGATCTCGTCGCGACGCAGACGGCGTCCGGCAGCGTGACGCCCGTCGAGGCCACCGTGGAGGCGGACGCGCCGGCGGCCGGCATCGGCGCCGGCGCCGCGGAATCGCACGTGGCGAGCGTGGTCGCGGCCGCGGTCGCGCCGGCGATGGCGGGCGCGCCGGCGGCGGTCGGCGCGGCGGTGGGGCATCCGCTGTGGGAGCATGGGCTGCGCACCGAAGTCGCGCGCTTGTTGCGCGAGAACTCGGCGGACGTGATGGACGCGCTCGCGCGGCGTTTCGAGGCCGCGGTGATCCGCGAGGCGCTCGACTTCACGCGCGGCCGCAAGGTCGAGGCGGCGGAGCGGCTCGGCATCGGCCGCAACACGATCACGCGCAAGATTCAGGAGTTGCATCTCGAATCGTGA
- a CDS encoding response regulator, giving the protein MTIRVLLIDDHTLFRSGVKLLLQRQPDFEVVDEASDGVEGVKRAKQHQPDVILLDLNMPGLSGLETLQLLVQDVPSAHVVILTVSEDAQELTTALRDGACGFLVKNIDAETLVAGIRKAAAGEPVIAESMTAKWIASLRAPAPAARPAPAPAATPAAHVPVDPDQLTPREHDIVRALARGASNKEIAREFDVAESTVKIHVQNVLKKLNLSSRVQIAVYAVERGLTAPHPAEA; this is encoded by the coding sequence ATGACCATACGCGTACTGTTGATCGACGACCACACGCTCTTTCGCAGCGGCGTCAAGCTGCTGTTGCAGCGCCAGCCGGATTTCGAAGTCGTCGACGAGGCGTCCGACGGCGTCGAGGGCGTGAAGCGCGCGAAGCAGCATCAGCCCGACGTGATCCTGCTCGACCTGAACATGCCGGGGCTGTCGGGGCTCGAAACGCTGCAACTGCTCGTGCAGGACGTGCCGTCCGCGCATGTCGTGATCCTCACGGTGTCGGAAGATGCGCAAGAGCTGACGACCGCGCTGCGCGACGGCGCGTGCGGCTTCCTCGTGAAGAACATCGACGCGGAGACGCTCGTCGCGGGCATCCGCAAGGCTGCCGCGGGCGAGCCTGTGATCGCCGAGAGCATGACCGCGAAGTGGATCGCCAGCCTGCGCGCGCCCGCGCCCGCCGCGCGGCCCGCGCCGGCCCCGGCCGCGACGCCCGCCGCGCATGTGCCGGTCGATCCCGACCAGTTGACGCCGCGCGAGCACGACATCGTGCGCGCGCTCGCGCGCGGCGCGAGCAACAAGGAGATCGCGCGCGAGTTCGACGTCGCCGAAAGCACGGTGAAGATCCACGTGCAGAACGTCCTGAAGAAGCTGAACCTGTCGAGCCGCGTGCAGATCGCCGTGTATGCGGTCGAGCGAGGCCTCACCGCGCCGCATCCGGCCGAGGCCTGA
- the glnL gene encoding nitrogen regulation protein NR(II), with the protein MVLKNLIKARAGHPERLSDDDRLVRSGLLTGLEALPTVVLVLDRRTLRIAFANPSAEAMLDISRRQLSQMPWSEIFPNANELATTIAAIGEERFHATHLDTVLDRPGREPLHVHAIVGFLEGAPDFVLVELFENERQSRTDREERIHDLTAVNKQLIRNLAHEIKNPLGGIRGAAQLLEFELGERERDELREYTQVIIKESDRLQTLVDRLLEPHRHPHIVGDVNIHEVCERVRAVMLAEFPRGLTIERDYDVSVPDLRGDKEQLIQALLNIVRNAAQALRERIAQGDAKIELRTRVARKVTIAKRLYRLALDLHVIDNGPGIPDEIRDRIFYPLVSGRDDGSGLGLTLAQTFIQQHDGMIEVDSRPGRTEFQILLPLDH; encoded by the coding sequence ATGGTTCTGAAGAATCTGATCAAGGCCAGGGCCGGCCACCCGGAGCGCTTGTCGGACGACGACCGGCTCGTGCGCTCGGGGCTCCTCACGGGGCTGGAGGCGTTGCCGACGGTCGTGCTCGTGCTCGACCGGCGCACGCTCAGGATCGCGTTCGCCAATCCGTCGGCGGAGGCGATGCTCGACATCTCGCGCCGGCAGTTGTCGCAGATGCCGTGGAGCGAGATCTTCCCGAACGCGAACGAGCTCGCGACGACGATCGCCGCGATCGGCGAAGAGCGCTTTCATGCGACGCATCTCGACACCGTGCTCGACCGCCCGGGACGCGAGCCGCTGCACGTGCACGCGATCGTCGGCTTCCTCGAGGGCGCGCCGGACTTCGTGCTCGTCGAGCTGTTCGAGAACGAGCGGCAGTCGCGCACCGACCGCGAGGAGCGAATCCACGATCTCACGGCCGTCAACAAGCAACTGATCCGCAATCTCGCGCACGAGATCAAGAACCCGCTCGGCGGGATTCGCGGCGCCGCGCAATTGCTCGAATTCGAGTTGGGCGAGCGCGAGCGCGACGAGCTGCGCGAGTACACGCAGGTGATCATCAAGGAATCGGACCGGCTGCAGACGCTCGTCGACCGTTTGCTCGAACCGCATCGGCACCCGCACATCGTCGGCGACGTGAATATCCATGAAGTGTGCGAGCGGGTGCGCGCCGTGATGCTCGCTGAATTTCCGCGCGGCCTCACGATCGAGCGCGACTACGACGTGAGCGTGCCCGACCTGCGCGGCGACAAGGAGCAACTGATCCAGGCGCTGCTGAACATCGTGCGCAACGCGGCGCAGGCGCTGCGCGAGCGGATCGCGCAGGGCGACGCGAAGATCGAGTTGCGCACGCGCGTCGCGCGCAAGGTGACGATCGCGAAGCGCCTGTACAGGCTGGCACTGGATTTGCACGTGATCGACAACGGCCCCGGCATTCCCGACGAGATACGCGACCGGATCTTCTATCCGCTCGTATCCGGCCGCGACGACGGCAGCGGGCTCGGGCTCACGCTCGCGCAGACGTTCATCCAGCAGCACGACGGGATGATCGAAGTGGACAGCCGGCCGGGCCGGACCGAATTTCAGATTTTGCTGCCGCTCGACCACTGA